One Sphingobacteruim zhuxiongii DNA window includes the following coding sequences:
- a CDS encoding peroxiredoxin family protein gives MKTKFLIPILAISLSTVACNNNSTTKQETADAHAGHDHSAAGHEGHDHSQTATTQATAPEQTAVKAPVLSIPDFNFYKVKSGIAFSKADIKPGKNTVFIMFDPSCGHCQHETSALSSNYAKIKDINVYYVSMNDPALMANFFTSFGKELEGKANVEMLYDRNQDFIQKFHIPNQFPANYVYGADGALKTYWEGEKPIEEVIAAFTK, from the coding sequence ATGAAAACAAAGTTCTTAATTCCCATTCTTGCTATCTCCTTAAGCACCGTTGCTTGTAATAATAATTCCACGACAAAGCAGGAAACTGCTGATGCACATGCTGGTCATGATCACAGCGCCGCTGGACATGAAGGGCATGATCATTCGCAAACAGCAACTACACAGGCAACCGCTCCGGAACAAACAGCAGTAAAGGCGCCAGTTTTAAGTATTCCTGATTTTAATTTCTATAAGGTAAAATCTGGTATTGCATTTAGTAAAGCAGATATCAAGCCTGGAAAGAACACGGTATTCATTATGTTTGACCCTTCATGTGGTCACTGTCAGCATGAAACATCAGCACTTTCAAGCAATTATGCAAAGATTAAAGACATCAATGTTTACTATGTATCGATGAATGATCCGGCATTAATGGCTAATTTCTTTACTTCCTTCGGTAAGGAGTTAGAAGGTAAAGCGAATGTTGAGATGCTTTATGATAGAAATCAAGATTTCATTCAGAAATTCCATATTCCAAATCAATTCCCAGCAAATTATGTATATGGTGCGGACGGTGCATTAAAAACATATTGGGAAGGTGAAAAACCAATTGAGGAAGTAATTGCAGCATTTACAAAATAA
- a CDS encoding TIGR02757 family protein has protein sequence MDLSLKDFLDKKVEEFNTPDFIPSDPISIPHRFSKKQDIEIMGFFASILAWGQRKTIINKCVELAERMDNAPHDFILNHQEQDLKKLLEFKHRTFNDTDLLYFISFFKQHYLRYDSLEDAFLQAPFTSDFNRVEQALISFRSYFFSLPDFPIRTRKHISSPLKKSSCKRLNMFLRWMVRKDNRGVDFGIWNTLEPRDLICPCDVHVERVARKFGLIQSDKVNWKTALELTENLRELDPLDPVKYDFALFGIGVVGEM, from the coding sequence ATGGACTTATCGCTTAAAGACTTCTTAGATAAAAAGGTTGAAGAGTTTAACACCCCCGATTTTATACCTTCCGATCCAATCAGCATCCCACATCGCTTTAGTAAAAAGCAAGATATTGAGATTATGGGTTTCTTTGCAAGTATCCTTGCTTGGGGGCAGCGAAAAACAATCATAAATAAGTGTGTTGAGTTAGCTGAGCGAATGGATAATGCACCGCACGACTTCATTCTAAATCATCAAGAACAAGACTTAAAGAAGCTGTTGGAGTTTAAGCACCGAACGTTCAACGACACAGATTTGCTTTATTTTATATCCTTCTTTAAGCAACATTATCTTCGCTATGATTCCCTGGAAGATGCATTTCTCCAAGCTCCTTTCACTTCAGACTTTAACCGAGTGGAACAGGCTTTAATCAGCTTTCGATCCTATTTTTTCTCCTTACCCGACTTTCCTATTCGAACCAGAAAACATATTAGTTCGCCGCTCAAAAAGTCAAGTTGTAAACGCCTGAACATGTTTCTACGCTGGATGGTTCGAAAAGATAATAGGGGCGTTGATTTCGGAATATGGAACACGTTAGAGCCACGTGATTTAATATGCCCTTGTGATGTGCATGTCGAACGTGTCGCTCGAAAATTTGGATTAATACAAAGCGATAAGGTAAATTGGAAGACCGCCCTAGAGCTAACGGAGAATTTGCGTGAATTAGACCCTTTAGATCCCGTCAAGTACGACTTTGCGCTATTTGGAATAGGTGTAGTGGGGGAGATGTAA
- a CDS encoding sugar O-acetyltransferase → MKSAKEKMIAGELFLDMGGELFQERQHAKKLLHEFNLMDPTKVKARNQIIKKLFGKTGNRFFVEPPFRCDYGYNIEIGENFYSNYNLVILDGAKVIIGDNVMIAPNVSLFTAAHPIDPKLRTEGWEFSKPITIGNQVWIGGNTVINPGVSIGDNSVIGSGSVVTKDIPANVVAVGNPCRVIRSILPEGNVE, encoded by the coding sequence ATGAAATCAGCAAAAGAAAAGATGATAGCTGGAGAGCTATTCTTAGATATGGGCGGTGAACTCTTTCAAGAACGTCAGCACGCGAAGAAATTACTACATGAATTCAACCTGATGGATCCAACAAAAGTTAAAGCACGGAATCAAATTATAAAAAAGCTTTTCGGAAAAACTGGAAATCGTTTTTTTGTCGAGCCTCCCTTTCGTTGCGACTATGGTTACAATATTGAGATTGGAGAAAACTTTTACTCCAATTATAACCTTGTAATTCTCGACGGCGCCAAAGTTATTATTGGCGACAACGTGATGATCGCTCCTAACGTAAGTCTTTTTACAGCTGCTCATCCAATTGATCCAAAACTTAGAACAGAAGGTTGGGAATTTTCAAAACCAATAACAATCGGGAATCAGGTGTGGATTGGTGGCAATACCGTTATTAATCCCGGTGTAAGCATTGGCGATAATTCAGTAATCGGGTCAGGCTCTGTGGTTACTAAAGACATTCCAGCAAACGTTGTAGCAGTCGGCAACCCTTGTCGTGTAATTCGATCGATACTGCCAGAAGGTAATGTGGAATAA
- a CDS encoding patatin-like phospholipase family protein: MNILKSKRKVSLVLGSGGARGLVQIGVIRSLEEKGYEIDEVVGCSIGALIGAAYVEGRLNELEEWMLSINRSTIFKLLDFTNPKFGLLKGEKVFESLKDIFPDKNIEDMDIPFRAIATDIKNEKEVVFDKGSVYKAIRASIAIPAVFTSVLADDISLVDGGVVNPLPINFVKRKRRNIIVAVNLDGKPSARYGAIPFDKPLNSIGMLQEAYFVMRRKLAQLSVELYKPDYVINIPHNIAGLWDYDKAENLIAQGRALTDRVVPASSYKKKE, translated from the coding sequence ATGAACATTCTGAAAAGTAAGCGTAAAGTTTCTTTAGTGTTAGGTAGTGGGGGAGCTCGAGGTCTAGTACAGATTGGAGTTATACGAAGTTTAGAAGAAAAAGGATATGAAATTGATGAGGTAGTCGGTTGTTCGATTGGCGCTCTAATTGGCGCAGCCTATGTTGAGGGAAGATTAAACGAACTAGAGGAATGGATGCTATCTATTAATCGCTCCACAATATTTAAGCTGTTGGATTTTACCAATCCAAAGTTTGGTTTGTTAAAAGGAGAAAAGGTTTTTGAATCCCTAAAAGATATATTTCCCGACAAGAATATTGAGGACATGGATATCCCGTTTCGAGCGATTGCTACAGATATTAAAAATGAAAAAGAAGTCGTTTTTGATAAGGGTTCAGTCTATAAAGCTATTCGCGCATCTATCGCTATCCCGGCAGTATTTACTAGTGTTTTAGCTGATGATATAAGCTTAGTCGATGGTGGCGTCGTTAATCCCTTACCAATAAATTTTGTAAAGCGTAAGCGTCGAAATATAATTGTTGCAGTCAATTTGGATGGAAAGCCAAGTGCAAGATATGGCGCTATTCCTTTTGATAAGCCTTTGAATTCAATTGGGATGCTCCAAGAAGCTTATTTCGTTATGCGCAGGAAATTAGCGCAACTCTCTGTGGAATTATATAAACCGGACTACGTTATCAATATACCGCACAATATCGCAGGTCTCTGGGATTATGATAAAGCCGAGAATCTCATAGCGCAAGGTAGAGCATTGACCGATCGTGTCGTGCCGGCATCATCCTATAAAAAGAAGGAATAA
- a CDS encoding nitroreductase family protein, whose amino-acid sequence MSLIQDLQWRYATKKMNGQAVDQEKVDQIIEAARLAPTSSGLHPFKIIEVSNPELKAKIQPIAFGQTQIVDASHLLIFAAYDEYTKERVDAPFNQQQVERGLPEGFADDYKNGLFARFQTQSKELHFEHAARQAYIGFGIAIAAAAELRVDATPMEGFNNQQLDELLELDKLGLKSVTILALGYRDEQNDWLVNLKKVRVNKEDFVINLN is encoded by the coding sequence ATGAGTTTAATACAAGATTTACAATGGAGATACGCGACCAAAAAGATGAATGGTCAAGCTGTGGATCAAGAAAAAGTTGATCAAATTATCGAAGCAGCACGTTTAGCACCGACATCTTCAGGCTTACATCCCTTCAAGATTATTGAGGTAAGTAATCCAGAATTGAAAGCTAAAATCCAACCTATCGCATTCGGACAAACGCAAATTGTAGATGCTTCACATCTATTGATCTTTGCTGCATATGACGAGTATACTAAAGAACGTGTGGATGCACCATTCAATCAACAACAAGTAGAACGTGGGTTACCTGAAGGCTTTGCAGATGATTACAAAAACGGATTATTTGCTCGCTTTCAAACTCAATCAAAAGAATTGCATTTCGAACATGCGGCACGTCAAGCATATATTGGTTTCGGAATTGCAATAGCGGCAGCAGCGGAATTGCGCGTTGATGCTACACCGATGGAAGGTTTCAATAATCAACAATTAGATGAGCTATTGGAATTGGATAAATTAGGACTTAAGTCTGTTACTATCTTAGCGTTAGGTTACCGCGATGAGCAAAACGACTGGTTAGTCAATTTAAAGAAAGTTAGAGTAAACAAGGAAGATTTCGTTATCAACTTGAACTAA
- the gap gene encoding type I glyceraldehyde-3-phosphate dehydrogenase: MRIAINGFGRIGRHTLRNLLNRENAAIEIVAINDLADTATLAHLFKYDSVHGPLHRDVKHDDHHLYVDGKKIHIFNSKSPLELPWGDLKIDVVIESTGHFVKGAQAEQHIQAGAKQVIISAPSPDREVPTVVLGINDSDFDWSTPVFSNASCTTNNVAPLIKILDANWEIQDGYITTVHSMTGDQNLHDAPHRDLRRSRAASASIIPTTTGAAKAITNVFKHLEGKLGGAGIRVPVLNGSLTDFTCTLAKPTTVEEINMKFKEAADNELKNVLYYTEDPIVSVDIINNPYSCVFDSQLTSIVGGLVKVVGWYDNEFGYSNRLVDLLEILAKK; encoded by the coding sequence ATGAGAATTGCCATTAATGGATTCGGTCGTATTGGTCGACATACCTTGCGAAACTTACTAAATCGTGAGAACGCTGCTATCGAGATTGTGGCGATCAATGATTTGGCAGATACGGCAACACTTGCTCATCTTTTTAAATATGATTCGGTGCACGGCCCCCTTCATCGGGATGTCAAGCATGATGATCACCATTTATACGTCGATGGAAAGAAGATTCATATCTTCAATTCGAAATCGCCATTGGAGCTTCCATGGGGAGATTTGAAAATAGATGTCGTTATAGAATCTACCGGACACTTCGTCAAGGGAGCACAGGCAGAGCAACACATTCAAGCAGGTGCGAAACAAGTGATTATTTCAGCACCATCGCCTGATAGAGAAGTGCCAACCGTGGTCTTGGGTATTAACGACTCGGATTTTGACTGGTCAACACCTGTCTTCTCCAATGCATCTTGTACTACCAATAATGTTGCACCACTAATTAAGATATTGGATGCAAATTGGGAAATCCAAGATGGCTATATTACGACAGTGCACTCGATGACCGGAGATCAGAATTTACATGACGCTCCGCATCGCGATCTTCGCCGTTCTAGAGCCGCATCAGCCTCCATTATTCCAACAACAACGGGAGCCGCAAAAGCAATAACAAATGTGTTTAAGCATTTGGAAGGAAAACTAGGTGGTGCAGGTATTCGCGTTCCGGTATTGAATGGTTCGCTAACCGATTTCACATGTACCCTCGCGAAGCCAACAACTGTAGAGGAGATCAATATGAAGTTCAAAGAGGCAGCGGATAATGAACTTAAAAACGTACTGTATTATACAGAAGATCCAATTGTTTCTGTAGATATCATTAATAACCCTTACTCATGTGTATTTGACTCGCAATTGACGAGTATCGTGGGTGGATTGGTAAAAGTAGTTGGTTGGTATGACAATGAGTTTGGATACTCCAACCGTTTAGTTGATTTATTAGAAATATTAGCTAAAAAATGA
- a CDS encoding TetR/AcrR family transcriptional regulator, whose product MGLSERKIRQQQEVKNQIIASSREIVQAEGWAALSIRKIAEAIEYSVPVVYKHFESKEAITSFFVAEGFAALKHEIETCVVVGDSIEKRVQQVAKGYWLFASKHPKDYELMFGVGLPTCEMHQQVSSIKELSTYLLDIINELIASSKNTNISSCIKYRSFWSILHGVVAIELLSLNQWDKVCPSEVLEDTVHAFIQSIKAN is encoded by the coding sequence ATGGGCTTATCAGAGCGAAAGATTAGGCAACAACAAGAGGTGAAAAACCAGATAATTGCGTCCTCACGAGAGATCGTGCAGGCGGAAGGCTGGGCAGCACTTTCTATCCGTAAGATTGCTGAAGCTATTGAATATTCTGTCCCCGTTGTTTATAAGCATTTTGAAAGCAAGGAAGCTATCACTTCGTTTTTCGTTGCAGAAGGTTTCGCCGCATTAAAGCATGAAATCGAAACTTGCGTTGTCGTTGGTGACAGCATTGAGAAACGCGTGCAGCAAGTGGCTAAAGGATATTGGCTATTTGCCTCTAAGCACCCAAAGGATTACGAATTAATGTTTGGCGTAGGTTTACCTACCTGTGAAATGCACCAACAAGTTTCGTCAATCAAAGAGCTATCAACATATCTTTTAGATATTATCAATGAATTGATTGCGAGCAGTAAAAACACGAATATAAGCAGCTGCATTAAATACCGTAGTTTTTGGTCTATTCTACATGGCGTAGTGGCTATTGAGCTTTTATCTTTGAATCAATGGGACAAAGTTTGTCCTTCTGAAGTATTAGAAGATACGGTACATGCTTTTATTCAATCCATAAAGGCGAATTAA
- the obgE gene encoding GTPase ObgE, with protein sequence MAQGSNFVDYVKVCCRSGHGGAGSAHLHRDKFTAKGGPDGGDGGRGGHIILKGSTQHWTLLHLKFRKHIIAESGDPGGSALRSGATGRDEILEVPLGTVAKNAETGEVLFEITEDGETKILTAGGRGGLGNWHFKSSTVQTPRFSQPGMPGKEEWIILELKVLADVGLVGFPNAGKSTLLSVVSAAKPEIADYPFTTIVPNLGIVGYRDNKSFVMADIPGIIEGASEGKGLGHRFLRHIERNSVLLFMVPADTDRTIAEEYEILLNELTAYNPELLDKPKLLAITKSDMLDEELEREMELQVPKGMPHVFISSVTGKNIQQLKDLIWKEINK encoded by the coding sequence ATGGCGCAGGGGTCAAATTTCGTTGATTATGTAAAGGTTTGCTGTCGCTCTGGACATGGAGGTGCAGGGTCAGCTCATTTGCACCGTGATAAATTCACGGCAAAAGGTGGGCCTGATGGAGGCGATGGTGGCCGTGGTGGGCATATTATATTAAAAGGTTCAACACAACACTGGACACTTTTACACTTAAAATTCCGCAAGCATATTATTGCCGAAAGTGGTGATCCAGGTGGTTCAGCATTACGCTCTGGGGCAACAGGGAGAGATGAAATATTAGAAGTTCCTCTTGGTACAGTTGCAAAAAATGCCGAAACGGGTGAAGTTTTATTCGAGATTACCGAAGATGGTGAGACTAAAATCTTAACAGCAGGTGGTCGCGGAGGACTCGGTAACTGGCACTTTAAATCTTCGACCGTGCAAACCCCACGCTTTTCGCAACCAGGGATGCCAGGGAAAGAAGAATGGATTATCCTCGAGTTAAAAGTCCTTGCGGATGTTGGCTTAGTAGGATTTCCAAATGCAGGAAAGTCAACTTTACTTTCTGTCGTATCTGCAGCGAAGCCAGAAATCGCAGATTATCCTTTCACAACGATTGTTCCCAACTTAGGTATTGTAGGTTATCGTGATAACAAATCATTTGTTATGGCTGATATTCCTGGAATTATTGAGGGAGCTTCAGAAGGTAAGGGATTAGGGCATCGTTTCTTGCGTCATATTGAACGAAACTCCGTTTTACTGTTTATGGTACCCGCGGATACTGATCGTACAATTGCGGAGGAATATGAGATCCTATTGAATGAATTAACTGCATATAATCCCGAGTTATTGGATAAGCCAAAACTACTAGCCATTACGAAGTCTGATATGTTAGACGAGGAATTGGAAAGAGAAATGGAGTTGCAAGTTCCGAAAGGAATGCCGCATGTATTTATCTCCTCGGTAACCGGAAAGAATATACAGCAACTGAAAGATTTAATCTGGAAAGAAATTAACAAATAA
- a CDS encoding GNAT family N-acetyltransferase — protein MIRFISLQDTLALRSLVLRNGLAEQECINPQDLLPETFHLGYFDENNKLVCVLTCQKERHPKLPHEAYRLRGMATHPEARRKGYAKQLMLAAMEHIKNQLHVPYFWFNAREVAYPFYESLGFEYMSDEFDIPGIGPHKEMFKLL, from the coding sequence ATGATACGCTTTATCTCATTACAAGACACATTAGCCTTGCGTAGCTTAGTGCTACGTAATGGCTTAGCAGAACAGGAATGTATCAATCCACAGGATTTACTTCCAGAAACCTTCCATCTTGGCTACTTTGATGAAAACAATAAGTTGGTTTGCGTCTTAACCTGTCAAAAAGAGCGGCATCCTAAGCTTCCACACGAAGCATATCGATTGCGCGGCATGGCTACACACCCTGAAGCGCGACGCAAAGGCTACGCGAAGCAATTGATGTTAGCAGCAATGGAACATATTAAGAATCAATTGCATGTTCCCTATTTCTGGTTTAATGCGCGCGAAGTGGCTTATCCTTTCTATGAAAGTTTAGGTTTTGAATATATGTCAGACGAATTTGATATTCCAGGAATCGGCCCCCATAAAGAGATGTTTAAGCTCTTGTAA
- a CDS encoding alpha/beta fold hydrolase gives MAERIIKSNKIRVGDLSIAYHIKKATETPEKTIIFLHGFPFNKNMWRDQLESLEDNITGIAVDIRGHGNSTKGHGFFSIDVFAKDLGAFMRKLEIESAVLCGISMGGYIALRAYQLFPEKISGLILCDTHSKADDNAGKQKRFDAVQAVLQHGRRPYAIGFIGNVFSPRSVEDKPDAVELIKSSIRRNSISSICATLLALAARTDTTDVLADIKVPTLVIRGKEDKITPAELMGELAKKIKGATYLEFEHCGHLPNLEDVEKFNLNMNTFLQEKI, from the coding sequence ATGGCGGAACGTATAATTAAGAGCAATAAAATTAGAGTTGGTGATTTAAGTATTGCCTATCACATTAAAAAAGCGACAGAAACTCCCGAGAAAACGATCATTTTTCTGCATGGCTTCCCCTTCAATAAAAATATGTGGCGTGATCAACTGGAGAGTTTAGAGGATAATATTACCGGTATTGCTGTGGATATTCGAGGACATGGTAATAGTACCAAAGGTCACGGTTTCTTTTCGATTGATGTTTTTGCGAAGGACTTAGGTGCTTTTATGCGGAAGTTAGAGATTGAGAGCGCTGTACTTTGCGGTATTTCTATGGGCGGATATATTGCGCTTCGCGCTTATCAGCTATTTCCGGAGAAGATTAGTGGATTGATTTTATGCGATACACATAGTAAGGCAGATGACAACGCAGGCAAACAAAAGCGCTTTGACGCTGTTCAAGCTGTATTACAACATGGACGCCGCCCCTATGCTATTGGTTTTATTGGCAATGTCTTTTCTCCTCGTTCTGTAGAGGATAAACCTGATGCTGTTGAGTTAATCAAAAGTAGTATCCGAAGGAATAGCATATCTTCAATTTGCGCCACCTTGCTAGCTCTGGCCGCTCGAACTGACACCACAGACGTATTGGCTGATATCAAGGTTCCAACACTTGTTATTCGCGGCAAAGAAGATAAGATTACCCCTGCTGAGCTGATGGGGGAATTAGCAAAAAAGATTAAAGGAGCGACTTACTTGGAGTTTGAACACTGCGGACATCTTCCTAATTTGGAAGACGTTGAGAAGTTCAATCTTAACATGAATACTTTTTTACAAGAAAAAATATAA
- a CDS encoding DUF805 domain-containing protein → MIQLLIKPYLQVFDYRSKSSIKEFWTFFIGVYLILILLGIVGNRIGVENLRIYFAALSFLPLVALGFRRLNEVGINKWLFVIPIAGLYLAGLPAKGQELR, encoded by the coding sequence ATGATACAGCTACTAATTAAGCCTTACCTACAGGTTTTTGATTATCGAAGTAAATCTTCAATCAAAGAGTTTTGGACTTTCTTTATTGGTGTCTATCTAATATTGATACTGCTTGGCATTGTTGGGAATCGTATCGGCGTTGAAAATCTTCGAATTTACTTCGCGGCATTGAGTTTCTTACCATTGGTAGCCCTAGGTTTCCGACGTTTGAATGAGGTAGGGATTAATAAATGGTTGTTTGTTATTCCTATCGCTGGGCTTTACCTAGCAGGCCTTCCCGCGAAAGGGCAGGAGTTGCGATAA
- a CDS encoding adenylate kinase, which produces MLNLVLFGPPGAGKGTQSAKLIEKYGLHHISTGDIFRAHIQNQTDLGKQVSQIIADGNLVPDSITIAMLEEEIKQNPDAKGFIFDGFPRTVAQAEALDAFLESNNTAISGVVALDVDETELTQRIAKRQEISGRADDAADKLKKRIEEYFGKTIHVLPYYEGQNKLTKVNGIGDIEEIFNNLTAVIDRY; this is translated from the coding sequence ATGCTAAACCTTGTATTATTCGGACCTCCAGGAGCAGGAAAAGGCACTCAATCAGCTAAATTGATCGAAAAATATGGATTACACCATATCTCAACAGGTGATATTTTTCGTGCACACATTCAAAATCAAACTGATCTAGGAAAACAAGTAAGTCAAATTATTGCTGACGGTAATTTGGTGCCTGATTCTATCACAATTGCAATGTTAGAAGAAGAGATCAAACAAAATCCAGACGCTAAGGGCTTTATTTTTGATGGCTTTCCTCGTACAGTTGCACAAGCTGAAGCGCTAGATGCTTTTTTAGAGTCAAATAATACAGCAATATCAGGGGTAGTAGCATTAGATGTTGATGAAACAGAATTAACACAGCGTATTGCTAAGCGTCAGGAAATATCTGGACGCGCAGACGATGCTGCTGACAAATTGAAAAAACGAATCGAAGAATATTTCGGAAAAACAATTCACGTACTTCCTTACTACGAAGGTCAAAATAAATTGACTAAAGTAAATGGTATCGGTGATATTGAAGAAATCTTCAATAACCTAACGGCGGTTATCGATCGTTATTAA